A single Lolium perenne isolate Kyuss_39 chromosome 6, Kyuss_2.0, whole genome shotgun sequence DNA region contains:
- the LOC127307365 gene encoding uncharacterized protein: protein MRRFNPFGGKAQAGLDGRTIDVKNVKITVRNAIAQGGFSCVYLACDALHSSKQYALKHIICNDSESLDLVMKEIQVMNLLKGHANVVTLVAHDVFDMGRTKEALLLMEFCEKSLVSAMESRGTGYYEEKKALLIFRDVCNAVFAMHGQSPPIAHRDLKAENVLLGLDGAWKLCDFGSTSTNHKCFDKPEDRGIEEDIIRKHTTPAYRAPEMWDLYRREVISEKVDIWALGCLLYRICYFKSAFDGESKLQVLNGNYRIPEQPKYSTSVTGLIKDMLEASPNARPDITQVWFRVNELLPPELQKSLPDGASAAISMGLQDEGAYKRTHVAPKRSPPPPPRGQTDSSSSHGSANAADAPLGAFWATQHAQGSQVADNKKPMFDEEPIKPSPSSKYNQSRVDISSSTPGDRHGHSGQALRNTTSNIVSSNGLMGGSDTNLFMEPQSSVKNKASQSQSKTISGKDPFHSFVADFDANNLHLGTAATGKTSELEAEVSNLKEQLKKTTLEKAEMTAKYEKLSAICRSQRQEIQELKRTVAETTPPPSSKVSSRIPEFGSQRKEKIEGTVWELEQGMLAGNSSLPSSEAKTWQAFPEAKAQARPKVDHATNGRQNLTRTTNAGPSPDAWGFSTSSGSTAAAAQINRTSAQGSSSQRFSTGVAKKVDQPSGWAGF, encoded by the exons ATGCGGAGGTTCAATCCCTTTGGCGGGAAAGCGCAGGCTGGATTGGATGGCCGCACCATTGATGTAAAAAACGTGAAGATCACGGTGCGCAATGCCATCGCGCAGGGAGGTTTCTCCTGCGTGTATCTTGCATGTGATGCGCTGCACTCGTCAAAGCAGTATGCGCTGAAGCACATCATTTGCAATGATTCCGAATCGCTTGATCTTGTCATGAAGGAGATCCAGGTGATGAATCTCCTCAAAGGGCATGCCAATGTTGTCACACTGGTTGCCCATGATGTTTTTGACATGGGCCGCACAAAGGAGGCGCTGCTTCTGATGGAGTTCTGCGAGAAGTCCCTGGTGAGTGCAATGGAGAGCAGAGGTACTGGTTACTATGAGGAGAAGAAGGCACTTTTGATATTCAGAGATGTTTGCAATGCGGTTTTCGCTATGCACGGCCAGTCACCACCAATTGCGCATAG GGATCTGAAAGCTGAAAATGTTCTTCTTGGACTAGATGGTGCGTGGAAACTATGTGATTTTGGAAGCACATCAACAAACCATAAATGCTTTGACAAGCCAGAAGATAGGGGGATTGAAGAAGATATCATTAGGAAACATACAACGCCTGCATATAGAGCCCCTGAG ATGTGGGATCTCTACAGAAGAGAAGTCATTAGTGAGAAAGTCGACATTTGG GCCCTGGGATGCCTTCTCTATAGAATATGCTACTTCAAATCTGCATTTGATGGAGAGTCAAAGTTGCAGGTCCTTAATGGCAACTATCGCATTCCAGAGCAACCGAAGTACAGCACTAGTGTCACAGGGCTGATCAAAGATATGCTTGAAGCCTCTCCAAATGCCAGACCAGATATCACGCAG GTCTGGTTTCGTGTTAATGAACTACTGCCTCCCGAGTTACAGAAAAGTTTACCTGATGGGGCCTCAGCAGCCATTTCTATGGGCTTGCAAGATGAAG GTGCTTATAAAAGGACACATGTGGCGCCTAAAAGGAGCCCCCCTCCGCCTCCAAGAGGACAAACTGATAGTTCATCATCTCATGGAAGTGCAAATGCAGCAGATGCACCTCTAGGTGCATTCTGGGCGACACAACATGCACAGGGCTCTCAAGTTGCTGATAATAAGAAGCCTATGTTCGACGAGGAACCAATTAAACCATCACCTTCATCAAAGTATAACCAAAGCAGGGTGGATATCAGCAGCAGTACCCCTGGAGATAGGCATGGTCATTCTGGTCAGGCTTTGCGAAATACAACAAGTAACATTGTTTCCAGTAATGGACTTATGGGTGGTTCGGACACAAATCTTTTCATGGAACCACAAAGTTCTGTAAAAAATAAAGCATCACAATCACAAAGCAAGACAATATCTGGGAAAGATCCCTTCCACAGTTTTGTCGCAGACTTTGATGCAAACAATCTGCATTTGGGGACCGCTGCTACTGGTAAGACGTCTGAGCTTGAAGCTGAAGTGTCCAATCTGAAGGAGCAGTTGAAGAAAACCACACTGGAGAAGGCTGAGATGACGGCCAAGTATGAAAAGCTGTCAGCAATCTGCCGCTCTCAGCGTCAGGAAATCCAAGAGCTGAAGCGCACTGTTGCTGAGACAACACCGCCACCTTCAAGTAAAGTCAGCTCAAGGATACCAGAATTTGGATCTCAG CGAAAGGAGAAGATCGAAGGGACGGTGTGGGAGCTTGAGCAAGGGATGCTTGCAGGCAACTCGTCGTTACCCAGCTCCGAGGCAAAGACATGGCAGGCATTTCCAGAGGCAAAGGCTCAGGCCAGGCCAAAGGTCGACCATGCAACCAATGGGAGGCAAAACTTGACGAGGACCACAAATGCAGGGCCTTCCCCTGATGCGTGGGGTTTCAGCACATCATCGGGGAGTACTGCTGCTGCAGCACAGATCAACAGAACAAGTGCGCAGGGGAGTTCCTCCCAGAGATTCAGCACCGGGGTAGCGAAGAAAGTAGATCAGCCATCAGGATGGGCTGGATTCTAG